A genomic window from Phocoena sinus isolate mPhoSin1 chromosome 20, mPhoSin1.pri, whole genome shotgun sequence includes:
- the LOC116746066 gene encoding LOW QUALITY PROTEIN: elongation factor 1-delta-like (The sequence of the model RefSeq protein was modified relative to this genomic sequence to represent the inferred CDS: deleted 3 bases in 2 codons): MATNFLVHEKIWFDKFKYDDAERKFYEQMNGSVAGSSHQENGASTILHDVTRARENIHKSLAGSSGPAACSGPGGDHSELVIRIASLEVENQSLRGVVQDLLQAVSKLEAWLSSLEKSSPTHPATAPQTQHVSPMHQVERPTQKAVTVTEDNEDEDDDIDLLGSDKEEDQEAAWLREERLQQYAEKKVKKPALVAKSSILLDIKPWDDETDMAQLEACMRSIQLDGLTWWGAFKLGPMDYGTHKLQILCVVEDDKVGTDLLEEEITKFEEHVQSIDTAAFNKI, from the exons ATGGCCACAAACTTTCTAGTGCACGAGAAGATCTGGTTTGACAAGTTCAAATATGATGATGCAGAAAGGAAATTCTATGAGCAGATGAACGGGTCCGTGGCTGGCTCCTCACACCAGGAGAATGGCGCCAGCACGATCCTCCATGATGTCACAAGAGCCAGAGAAAACATCCATAAGTCCTTGGCTGGAAGCTCAGGCCCTGCGGCCTGCAGT GGCCCCGGTGGAGACCACAGTGAGCTTGTCATCCGGATTGCCAGCCTGGAAGTGGAGAACCAGAGCCTGCGAGGGGTGGTGCAGGATCTGCTGCAGGCTGTCTCCAAGCTGGAGGCCTGGCTGAGTTCACTAGAGAAAAGCTCGCCCACCCACCCGGCCACAGCTCCGCAGACCCAGCACGTGTCTCCCATGCACCAAGTGGAGCGCCCCACCCAGAAGGCGGTCACCGTCACAGAGGACAACGAGGACGAGGACGATGACATTGACCTGCTCGGCAGCGATAAGGAGGAGGACCAGGAGGCTGCCTGGCTGCGggaggagaggctgcagcagtacGCTGAGAAGAAGGTCAAGAAGCCTGCCCTGGTGGCCAAGTCCTCCATTCTCCTGGACATCAAGCCTTGGGATGACGAGACGGACATGGCCCAGCTGGAGGCCTGCATGCGCTCCATCCAGCTGGATGGGctgacctgg tggggggccttCAAGCTGGGGCCCATGGACTACGGCACCCACAAGCTGCAGATCCTGTGTGTGGTGGAGGACGACAAGGTGGGCACAGACCTGCTGGAAGAGGAGATCACCAAGTTCGAGGAGCATGTGCAGAGCATTGACACTGCTGCTTTCAACAAGATCTGA